From the genome of Carnobacterium viridans:
ATTGCGCACCATAGTATATTCCACAAAAAAGTTCAAAATCGTAATAACAATAATCGTTTGAATCACGTTAAGATCTAACGAGAATAGAAACATTCCTACTAACAGTCCAAAAATACCGCCAACTATCCGTTGAACGTTTCGATACATAATGACATTTAGCTTTCTTCCTTGAAGCACAGCCGCACAAGAAATCGTTATCCAATATGGATTACCCAATTCTAGTGCTAAACCCAGATAAGTAGCAAAAAAGATTATTCCTGCATGATGAATAGAAGACAATAGTAATTCTTGATCGTGCTTTATAGCATAGAGAAATTTCGTCTTAAATGATTCAGATTTATACTCTTCTTTTTCTTCAATAAGCTTTCTGTGCAACACACCAACTAAACTAGCCATTAAAATCGCAACCAAAACTCCACAAGCTACATAAATCGTAGCCCAAATAATCCCCGCAAGAGGCAATGTTAAGCCTGTTCCCATAGAACCTACCATAATTACAAAGAAGGATCCTGGATTTGGCAAATGAAGGATTCTGAAAATTAAAAGACTAATTAAACTGATTATACTAATCGTAATAGGGATCATCCAAGGTACAAAGGTTGATAAGGCTCCTGCCATAAAACTCAGCACTAAACAGATCCCAACTTTAAAGATCCGTTGCATCAATGCTTTGGTCGGAATTGGCTGGTAATACAAAAATGCGAAAGCTCCCAGTGCTCCGAACGTTCCAATTTGCATATTATTTAGCAAGTAGCCTGCCATAAGCATAATTCCAGTAGTAAATCCCGCACCAAAAACACGCAACAAAGAATCTTTTGTTTCTTTTATAGTGATGATTTCTTTAAAAAAGCTCCTTTTCTTTTCCAATATAAAAACTCCTGATCCATAATTGATTTTTTGCAGCTTTTATTCCTTCTCTCAAGTATACCGCCTTTGCAAATTTAAAAAAGGGCGTTTGTTATGGTAAATCCCTCATAATTTTGCTCTTAGTATTAAAATAATAATACGATAACAACTATGAAGGGATTTTTTTTGTTTACGATGATAATAATTGGAAAAGCCTATAAACAATTAAAAAAGCTATAGAGGTAATCATACTAACCGATTATTCTTTTAAGCTATTAAAGTATTTCTTTATACAATTTTTGCTTACTTCTTGTTTCTATAAATACTAAGTATTTACTTTCTAACTTCAGTACTAATTTTCCTTCCATTTTATCTATTGCACTTTCCAATCATACGCTTACATTCATTTGTTAACAATCGACTGAAAATTAATGCGAATAAAAAAGACCTAGAATAATTCTAGGTCCAATACTTTAGTACTGCTCCATTTTTTCCTTCAACCGGATCATTTTCTGGTTGACCAACACCTGCAACTGCTTGTTTGATTGCCTCGTAATCCTCTGCTTTATCTTTTTGCATACCTGGTTCTAGTCCATCAGGATAAGCACCCACTATTTTAAAATCATAACTTGCATCAATTCTTTTATGGGCTACACCTGCAGGAAGAAATAAAACATCCCCTTTAGAAAAAGAATAGCACTGAGCATCAGGACCTCCAAGTTGCACAGTTGCTTCACCAGCAATACAAGCCAATACTTCATGAGTATTAGAATGAAAATGATGATAAGAAAAAATACCGTTTACCCATCCATTGGTATACCCGTTTTTTTCAAATAGATCCTGCACATTCTGTGCTGGATCAAATTCGTTCAATAAATGAGCTACTGCTTTTGGATAGTAGAGAACAGGCAATGGATTGTTAGGAAATGGTTTGTTTTCTTCGGTATAAATAGTCTCTACCATAAGATTTTCTTCCTTTCACTTCTCTAATCCAAAATTAGTTTAATCAAACTCTTCGTATTCATTTGGATGTTGCGCTTCTACTCTGCCCTCTTCACCTTTATCTAATGCATCGATTTCTTGAATATCTTCTTTTGATAATTCAAAATCAAACACATCTAAATTAGCTTTTTGATGACTAAAAGAAGAAGCTTTTACAATTGGCATGACGCCATTTTGTAAGTTCCAACGGATGATGATTTGTGCAGGTTCTTTTCTATATTTTTCGGCTAACTTAACAATCGTTTCATTTTCTAACACATCATTGATCTCACGACCGAATGGACTCCAAGCTTCCGTTAAGATGCCTAATTTTTTGTTGGCTTCCACTAATGCATTGTTATTAAAGTATGGGTGGCGCTCAATTTGATTGGTTGCAGGAGTAACGCCCGTCTTTTCAATGATACGTTCAAGGTGTTCTTGCAAGAAATTCGATACACCAATCGTTTTTATCAATCCAAATTTTTGTGCATCAACTAGTGCTTGCCATGCTTCTTCATATTTATCTTGTTTAGGCAGTGGCCAGTGAATCAAGTATTTATCAAAGTAATCAATACCAATACGATACAAAGATTCCTGAATCATCTTGATGGCCTTATCGTATTCATGCGCTTTTCCTGGTAGTTTTGAATTGATCATCAACTCTTCACGTGGAACAGATGAACGTCGAATTGCTTCCCCTACCATCCCTTCATTCATATAGTTGGTTGAAGTATCGATAAGTCGATAGCCCGCATCAATTGCTGTGAGAACACTATTTACACCTGTATCTCCTTGGATATTTACCGTCCCAAATCCAATAGCCGGCAAACTCGTTCCATCATTTAATTCGAATTTCTCAATTTTTGTCATCTTACTTCCATCCTTTCTATGAATCATTACACTATTTAGTATAAAGGAATAAGGATAGAGTATCATGGAATACGTCTTCAATAGTTGAAATGTAGAAAACAATAATCGAAAAAAATTTGCTAAAAAATACCGTAAAGGATATTAACCTTTACAGCGTTTTAAATAGCATTATAAGTTTATTCGTACTTTCAATAGCGAATCTTTATTTACTTAGGCATTTTATACTTCCTCTAGTTTAAGAACATATAAATCCCATATTTTACGCCCAGTTGAACCTTTATGCTTCAGTAGAAAAAAAGTTCTTCAAAATCCACTTTATTTTCAATGTTTTAGGTACTAATTGCATAAATTTTTGATTAATCGTTAATTCTTCGATAACCTTTTCGTTTTTCTCTAAATAAGCTGCGACCGTATCCAAAGAGCCTTCATTCTTGTTCAACCGTTCCATGATTATTTTCAAATTTGGACCGGTGATCAAAGAATGCTTGTCCTGTAATTGGTATTTTTCTCCTTCATCCGCAATACTCTTGATAAGCAGCAACAAGGCGATATTGAATCGGGTCCCTTTAAAAGTCACGATTCCAATGTTTGCTTGGTTATCCTCATACCAATAGTTGCCGTTATCATGGAACAGTTCACTTTTCATAAACTCAAAATCTTGATTGATTTTCTCGTTGTTCAAGTTTAAATAGGTCTCATTTTTTAACAGCATCTCCATGTTTTCCCGCACTTCATTAGAAACGAATCCTGCATCACTGATAAATTTAGGAGCCTTTCCTTCTGTCGTCTTATCGACCATAATACGTTTTGCTTTAATGTCTATATCTTTTACATTCCAAACTCTACCTGCCAATAAAATTTTACTTTCGATTTGGATATCCGGTGTAAATGGCAAGCTACCGATTCGCTCATGCTGGTAATGAACGGAAAAGTCACTGGTTGTCAAAAACATGGCGTAGAACTCTCTGAAGCGTAACATCTGTTCCCCTTCTAAACCCACAATTGCTTCTTCACCCATGATTTCAATGAACTCTTTTTCTACCATATAATCAATTAGGGTAGCCAAATCGGCATCTGAAATCTCTGCCCATACCGGGAAAAATTTATTCATTTGTCTTAATTGCTCTAGTGGTACACTTGTTTTTTGGAAAAGTGTGGCCATAATCTGATGCGCCAATGCATTGTACGGCATCACAATCATTTCCGTAGCGTCCATTTCTTTTCTTTCCAATAAATCCAAAGCCGAATAAGTTTGCAGCATGTCCCAAGGATCATCTTCCACAATATGTAAGATGCTTTGGTGCGTTCTACGGCCACTTCTCCCTAAACGTTGGCTAAGAGAAGATGTGGATGGAGGTGAGCTATACTGTACCACGCTATCGACTGTTCCAATGTCTATTCCCAATTCTAACGTCGAAGTACAAGTAATCGTAAACAAATCCTGCTCGTTGTTTTTCGCAAAAAATTCTACTTCTTCACGCAAGACTTTATCCACTGATGAGTGATGGGCAAAGTAACGAATTGGAAGATTCTCTTTCGTAGCCATTTTTTCCAATTTATGAGTGATTTCTTCTACTTTATTCCGCGAATTTGGAAAAACCAACATCGTTTCTTTTTGGGAATACTGATAGATAGCGGCTAAAGATTTTCTTGAAATAAATGGACCTGCTTCGCCACTTGTATAGTCTATTGTAACGAGTAGATCATTTTTATCAGAATCTACGAGAATATCTGTGTGGCGATTGCTTCCAAAGAAATTTTTTGCATAACTAAAATCAATCTTGCTTAAGGTTGCGCTCATTGCAATGAATCGTGGATTCTGCATGAATAGACTGATCCTCTGTATCAGGGATTGAAGATGAATTCCACGTTCTGTCCCTAAAAAACTATGCAGTTCGTCAATGATGATCCATTCTACTCCTTGAAATAGTTGTTGTGCTTCTTCAGAACGATTCACTAGCATGCCTTCAATGGATTCGGGTGTAATCAGTAAAATACCTTTTGGGTCTTTTATAATCTTTCTTTTTTCTGATTGGGATGCTTCGCCATGCCATCTGGTAATTGGAACATCCAAATACAGACATAATTCGCTAATGCGTTGGAATTGGTCATTTATTAAAGCTTTTAATGGTGAAATATACACTATTTTAAGTCCAGTATTCCAATCTTCCACACCATTTACTGCTGGAATAAAAGCTGCTTCTGTTTTCCCGGAAGCAGTCGGCGCAGACAAAATGAGATTATGATCCGTATTAGCGATTTGTTTGATAGAAGCATTTTGTATTCTAGTTAATTTTGACCAGCCTTTATCGTATATATAATGTTGGATATCTCTTTTCAAACTATCAAAAGCTTGCATCAGTAAACCTCTATTTCGTCATGGTCATCCATGTCTTGTTCCACCATGGAAGACTTTCTTCCAAAGCGCTCAGTAAGAATTTGAGTAAAGGAGTACTCCTGGTTTTGACGTAGTAGAGATAAAATTTCAATATAATCTTTAATAACCGCACGCGGTGTCAAGAAAGCCTCTGCACCTGGACGGTTTAACTGTGATTCCATGTATTCTTCAATATCGCCATCCTTTACAACTAAAGCCGTTTGATTAGCGACATTGTATATTTCCGACAGCTTTTTCAACAGAATAAAAATTTCTTCAGGCGTCAGTGGTTTCAAATCGATTACGGTACTGTTTACATTAATATAAGCTTTGTTTTTCATCAGTTCATTACCAAATCGAGTCTTCAATGCACCGTAGCTTGCTAATCCTCTTCGCTCATCATAAACCGTATTTTTTGTTGCTCCAAAATTGATGAACAAGCCTTTTGCTTCATTGGTTTTAGTTTCGTTGTATAAATTAAGGATCATCTCGTAATTTTTTTCCCGTGTCAACGATCGAGGTAATTTGTACAAATTAACGGATTCATCAAAATTGATGACAAATCCTTTATAACCAATTTTCAAAAACAATTCTGCTAGATTTTTTAATGCAATCAGATAATTCGAATCATTGATGACATTTTTGATGCCTAATTCTTTAGAAGCTTCGGTTTTGGTCGTGATATCCCCGCGAATCCAGCGAATAGCTTCGATTTGGAGAGAAACATTGTCTTCTGCAACTCCTTCAAAATACTTCATCAGCGCTTGGCCAAACTCATAGGATAACCCCGATGAGTAGAAAGAATTCGTTGTCTTCAAAATGACATTCTCCACTAATTTCCAATTGCCTCTTTCAAGTAGTTCCGGAACACTGAGGTTGTTTTCTTCAGCAATCTGTTCAAGCAACCCTTGGATCCATTGTTGGACAATCGTTTCGATGGCATTCCCATTGCGGTTGTTCTTGATTGTTATTTTATTGACGACTTCATTATAAAGCGCTAATGCTTTTCCTGACGAATCATAAAAAC
Proteins encoded in this window:
- a CDS encoding DEAD/DEAH box helicase, which produces MQAFDSLKRDIQHYIYDKGWSKLTRIQNASIKQIANTDHNLILSAPTASGKTEAAFIPAVNGVEDWNTGLKIVYISPLKALINDQFQRISELCLYLDVPITRWHGEASQSEKRKIIKDPKGILLITPESIEGMLVNRSEEAQQLFQGVEWIIIDELHSFLGTERGIHLQSLIQRISLFMQNPRFIAMSATLSKIDFSYAKNFFGSNRHTDILVDSDKNDLLVTIDYTSGEAGPFISRKSLAAIYQYSQKETMLVFPNSRNKVEEITHKLEKMATKENLPIRYFAHHSSVDKVLREEVEFFAKNNEQDLFTITCTSTLELGIDIGTVDSVVQYSSPPSTSSLSQRLGRSGRRTHQSILHIVEDDPWDMLQTYSALDLLERKEMDATEMIVMPYNALAHQIMATLFQKTSVPLEQLRQMNKFFPVWAEISDADLATLIDYMVEKEFIEIMGEEAIVGLEGEQMLRFREFYAMFLTTSDFSVHYQHERIGSLPFTPDIQIESKILLAGRVWNVKDIDIKAKRIMVDKTTEGKAPKFISDAGFVSNEVRENMEMLLKNETYLNLNNEKINQDFEFMKSELFHDNGNYWYEDNQANIGIVTFKGTRFNIALLLLIKSIADEGEKYQLQDKHSLITGPNLKIIMERLNKNEGSLDTVAAYLEKNEKVIEELTINQKFMQLVPKTLKIKWILKNFFSTEA
- a CDS encoding aldo/keto reductase, with the translated sequence MTKIEKFELNDGTSLPAIGFGTVNIQGDTGVNSVLTAIDAGYRLIDTSTNYMNEGMVGEAIRRSSVPREELMINSKLPGKAHEYDKAIKMIQESLYRIGIDYFDKYLIHWPLPKQDKYEEAWQALVDAQKFGLIKTIGVSNFLQEHLERIIEKTGVTPATNQIERHPYFNNNALVEANKKLGILTEAWSPFGREINDVLENETIVKLAEKYRKEPAQIIIRWNLQNGVMPIVKASSFSHQKANLDVFDFELSKEDIQEIDALDKGEEGRVEAQHPNEYEEFD
- a CDS encoding cupin domain-containing protein, which gives rise to MVETIYTEENKPFPNNPLPVLYYPKAVAHLLNEFDPAQNVQDLFEKNGYTNGWVNGIFSYHHFHSNTHEVLACIAGEATVQLGGPDAQCYSFSKGDVLFLPAGVAHKRIDASYDFKIVGAYPDGLEPGMQKDKAEDYEAIKQAVAGVGQPENDPVEGKNGAVLKYWT
- a CDS encoding FUSC family protein; its protein translation is MEKKRSFFKEIITIKETKDSLLRVFGAGFTTGIMLMAGYLLNNMQIGTFGALGAFAFLYYQPIPTKALMQRIFKVGICLVLSFMAGALSTFVPWMIPITISIISLISLLIFRILHLPNPGSFFVIMVGSMGTGLTLPLAGIIWATIYVACGVLVAILMASLVGVLHRKLIEEKEEYKSESFKTKFLYAIKHDQELLLSSIHHAGIIFFATYLGLALELGNPYWITISCAAVLQGRKLNVIMYRNVQRIVGGIFGLLVGMFLFSLDLNVIQTIIVITILNFFVEYTMVRNYGLANFFKNPLALLLANLSSGAFVSDLVGNRFIGLVVGSIIGFAGAAMIAGAINLIKKGEKVPEKMS
- a CDS encoding ATP-binding protein codes for the protein MVEKKLRKKDAQDIIDSLEAGVVPIKGVQHVLVGRSHEVEEIIATLQKLEDGNSDLRFWVGDFGSGKSFVLRTIESLALQKNFVVSTIDLTPTRRFYDSSGKALALYNEVVNKITIKNNRNGNAIETIVQQWIQGLLEQIAEENNLSVPELLERGNWKLVENVILKTTNSFYSSGLSYEFGQALMKYFEGVAEDNVSLQIEAIRWIRGDITTKTEASKELGIKNVINDSNYLIALKNLAELFLKIGYKGFVINFDESVNLYKLPRSLTREKNYEMILNLYNETKTNEAKGLFINFGATKNTVYDERRGLASYGALKTRFGNELMKNKAYINVNSTVIDLKPLTPEEIFILLKKLSEIYNVANQTALVVKDGDIEEYMESQLNRPGAEAFLTPRAVIKDYIEILSLLRQNQEYSFTQILTERFGRKSSMVEQDMDDHDEIEVY